A part of Brachybacterium faecium DSM 4810 genomic DNA contains:
- a CDS encoding predicted esterase (PFAM: Phospholipase/Carboxylesterase) → MTQMPPFTLLSPRIDEDAVVRSEPAPTAAQDAPIVLLLHGLGSHEHDLAGLVPHLPEDFRYVSLRGIHAYGPGYAWFEMPIDPQRPEAIDPAAAAVETWIAAQSEPVVGAIGFSQGGLLALHLLRRDARALDFVVNLSGVPFPAPLPGDAALAAARPPVLWGHGGRDPLFGGEIEEMTREFLSTHTQLEEERRPELGHAVDEVELRALAAFLRRRAGSSPHPGTEL, encoded by the coding sequence ATGACGCAGATGCCCCCGTTCACGCTGCTCTCCCCGCGGATCGACGAGGACGCCGTGGTGCGCTCCGAGCCCGCACCGACAGCGGCACAGGACGCCCCGATCGTGCTGCTGCTGCACGGCCTGGGCAGCCACGAGCACGACCTCGCGGGCCTCGTGCCGCACCTCCCGGAGGACTTCCGCTACGTGTCCCTGCGCGGCATCCACGCCTACGGCCCCGGCTACGCCTGGTTCGAGATGCCGATCGACCCGCAGCGCCCCGAGGCGATCGACCCGGCCGCCGCGGCGGTCGAGACCTGGATCGCGGCGCAGAGCGAGCCCGTCGTCGGCGCGATCGGCTTCTCCCAGGGCGGGCTGCTCGCCCTCCACCTGCTGCGCCGGGACGCCCGCGCGCTCGACTTCGTGGTGAACCTCTCCGGGGTGCCGTTCCCCGCCCCGCTGCCGGGGGATGCGGCGCTCGCCGCGGCGCGGCCGCCCGTGCTGTGGGGCCACGGCGGCCGGGACCCGCTGTTCGGGGGCGAGATCGAGGAGATGACCCGCGAGTTCCTCAGCACCCACACGCAGCTCGAGGAGGAGCGCCGCCCGGAGCTGGGCCACGCCGTCGACGAGGTCGAGCTGCGTGCGCTCGCCGCCTTCCTGCGGCGCCGCGCCGGATCCTCCCCACACCCAGGGACCGAGTTGTAG
- a CDS encoding intracellular protease, PfpI family (PFAM: DJ-1/PfpI family~TIGRFAM: intracellular protease, PfpI family), whose translation MTSTLEGRTILILTSNFGTETDEIQHPLAALREAGAQVIVAAPEAGSVATLQRDREPGADVPVDTVYDTVKAKDVDALVLPGGTLNADTLRADETAQFLVRSVAAAGKPVAAICHAPWLLVETGLANGRTLTSVPTIRTDLVNAGGEWTDQEVVVDDTAGFRLITSRTPDDLDAFTTAIIEALR comes from the coding sequence ATGACCAGCACTCTCGAAGGCCGTACGATCCTGATCCTGACCAGCAACTTCGGCACCGAGACCGACGAGATCCAGCACCCCCTGGCCGCGCTGCGCGAGGCCGGTGCCCAGGTGATCGTCGCCGCCCCCGAGGCCGGCTCGGTGGCCACCCTGCAGCGCGACCGCGAACCCGGCGCCGACGTCCCGGTGGACACCGTCTACGACACCGTCAAGGCCAAGGACGTCGACGCCCTGGTGCTGCCCGGCGGCACCCTGAACGCGGACACCCTGCGGGCCGACGAGACCGCCCAGTTCCTGGTGCGCTCCGTCGCCGCCGCCGGCAAGCCCGTCGCCGCGATCTGCCACGCGCCCTGGCTCCTGGTCGAGACGGGGCTCGCGAACGGACGCACCCTGACCTCGGTCCCCACCATCCGCACCGACCTGGTCAACGCCGGCGGGGAATGGACGGACCAGGAGGTGGTGGTCGACGACACCGCCGGCTTCCGCCTCATCACCTCCCGCACCCCCGACGACCTCGACGCCTTCACCACGGCGATCATCGAGGCGCTGCGCTGA
- a CDS encoding uncharacterized conserved protein (PFAM: Uncharacterized ACR, YdiU/UPF0061 family) produces the protein MESSAPSLPPLHQTYAAAVPELSIPWRAEQPPQPEIVWLNEELAAELGMDPEQLRGAEGMALLTGQIEGTTAQVYAGHQFGSPNPQLGDGRAVLLGDLIDTRGRRRDLHLKGAGRTPYARGGDGKAPLGPMLREAVIGEWLHATGTPTTRALAVLTTGEQIAPRQGVTPEPGALLVRVAASHLRVGTFEYAAWHHDPAVTRALCEHTLARHHPSAEGPLGLLESVARSQAELVAQWMLLGFVHGVMNTDNMALSGEGIDYGPCAVLDAHRRDAVFSSIDRGGRYAYGNQPGIALWNLSRFAETLLPLLDAETPDAAVEQATAVLERFEGWYAEAHARGLARALGITGTPEEVLALGQELFTLLEEQAVDHTGFFRALGEGGAEALFTEPAAYRDWARRREALRTASAEELLRVNPLYIPRNVHLDAALRAAHLGDPAPAREMLEAVRDPFTRRPGLAHLEGPGDGGEHFLTFCGT, from the coding sequence ATGGAGAGCTCCGCCCCGTCCCTTCCGCCGCTCCACCAGACCTACGCCGCCGCCGTCCCCGAGCTGTCGATCCCCTGGCGCGCCGAGCAGCCCCCGCAGCCCGAGATCGTCTGGCTGAACGAGGAGCTCGCGGCCGAGCTCGGCATGGACCCGGAGCAGCTGCGCGGCGCAGAGGGGATGGCCCTGCTCACCGGGCAGATCGAGGGGACCACCGCGCAGGTCTACGCCGGCCACCAGTTCGGCAGCCCCAACCCGCAGCTGGGGGACGGCCGCGCAGTGCTGCTCGGCGACCTGATCGACACCCGCGGCCGGCGCCGCGACCTGCACCTCAAGGGAGCGGGCCGCACCCCCTACGCGCGCGGCGGCGACGGGAAGGCCCCGCTCGGGCCGATGCTGCGCGAGGCCGTGATCGGGGAGTGGCTCCACGCCACCGGGACCCCCACCACGCGGGCGCTCGCCGTGCTCACCACCGGGGAGCAGATCGCGCCGCGCCAGGGCGTGACACCCGAGCCGGGCGCGCTGCTGGTGCGCGTCGCCGCGAGCCACCTGCGGGTGGGGACCTTCGAATATGCCGCGTGGCACCACGACCCCGCCGTCACCCGCGCGCTGTGCGAGCACACCCTCGCCCGGCACCACCCCTCGGCCGAGGGGCCGCTGGGCCTGCTCGAGTCCGTCGCCCGCTCCCAGGCGGAGCTGGTGGCGCAGTGGATGCTGCTCGGCTTCGTGCACGGCGTGATGAACACCGACAACATGGCGCTCTCGGGCGAGGGCATCGACTACGGGCCCTGCGCCGTGCTCGACGCGCACCGCCGCGACGCGGTGTTCAGCTCGATCGACCGCGGCGGGCGCTACGCCTACGGCAACCAGCCCGGCATCGCCCTGTGGAACCTCTCCCGCTTCGCCGAGACGCTCCTGCCGCTGCTCGACGCGGAGACCCCGGACGCGGCCGTCGAGCAGGCCACCGCCGTGCTCGAGCGGTTCGAGGGCTGGTACGCCGAGGCCCACGCCCGCGGCCTGGCCCGCGCGCTGGGCATCACGGGGACGCCCGAGGAGGTGCTCGCGCTCGGCCAGGAGCTCTTCACACTGCTCGAGGAGCAGGCGGTGGACCACACCGGGTTCTTCCGCGCCCTCGGCGAGGGCGGGGCGGAGGCGCTGTTCACCGAACCCGCGGCATACCGCGACTGGGCGCGGCGGAGGGAGGCGCTGCGCACCGCGAGCGCCGAGGAGCTGCTCCGCGTGAACCCGCTGTACATCCCCCGCAACGTCCACCTCGACGCGGCCCTGCGCGCGGCGCACCTGGGGGACCCGGCCCCGGCACGGGAGATGCTCGAGGCGGTGCGGGACCCGTTCACGCGCCGGCCCGGGCTCGCGCACCTCGAGGGCCCCGGCGACGGCGGCGAGCACTTCCTGACCTTCTGCGGCACCTGA
- a CDS encoding proline racemase (PFAM: Proline racemase), whose translation MRTTHVHHAVDSHTEGMPTRVITGGVPPIPGTTMAERRLWFAEHRDGLRKLLMREPRGHGAMSGAILQPPTRPDADWGVLYIEVSGLLPMCGHGTIGVATVLVETGMVEVTEPVTTLRLDTPAGLVVAEVAVRDGRAESVTLTNVPSFLVRRDAHIDVPGLGVVPYDLGFGGNFYAFVELADLALPFDRREKDRLLSAGLALMEALNAEDEPVHPEREDIRGVHHVYLAAPGSDATHSRHAMAIHPGWFDRSPCGTGTSARMAQLHARGELPLETDFVNESFIGSRFVGRLVGTARVGEHEAVVPTVTGQAWITGTAQYMLDPTDPYPEGFVL comes from the coding sequence ATGCGCACCACGCACGTCCACCACGCCGTGGACTCGCACACCGAGGGCATGCCCACCCGCGTCATCACCGGCGGCGTGCCCCCGATCCCGGGCACGACGATGGCCGAGCGCCGGCTGTGGTTCGCGGAGCACCGCGACGGGCTGCGGAAGCTGCTGATGCGTGAACCGCGCGGCCACGGCGCGATGAGCGGCGCCATCCTGCAGCCCCCCACCCGGCCGGACGCCGACTGGGGAGTGCTCTACATCGAGGTCTCCGGGCTGCTGCCGATGTGCGGGCACGGCACCATCGGGGTCGCCACCGTGCTGGTGGAGACGGGGATGGTGGAGGTGACCGAGCCCGTCACCACGCTCCGCCTGGACACCCCGGCGGGCCTCGTCGTCGCCGAGGTCGCCGTCCGCGACGGCCGCGCCGAGTCGGTGACGCTCACGAACGTGCCCTCCTTCCTGGTGCGCCGCGATGCGCACATCGACGTGCCCGGCCTCGGCGTCGTCCCCTACGACCTCGGCTTCGGCGGGAACTTCTACGCCTTCGTCGAGCTCGCGGACCTCGCCCTGCCCTTCGACCGCCGCGAGAAGGACCGGCTGCTCAGCGCGGGCCTGGCGCTCATGGAGGCGCTCAACGCCGAGGACGAGCCCGTCCACCCCGAGCGCGAGGACATCCGCGGCGTCCACCACGTGTACCTCGCCGCTCCCGGCTCGGACGCGACGCACTCCCGCCACGCGATGGCCATCCACCCCGGCTGGTTCGACCGCTCCCCCTGCGGCACCGGGACCAGCGCCCGCATGGCGCAGCTGCACGCCCGCGGCGAGCTCCCCCTCGAGACCGACTTCGTCAACGAGTCCTTCATCGGCTCGCGCTTCGTGGGCCGCCTGGTCGGCACCGCCCGCGTCGGCGAGCACGAGGCCGTCGTCCCCACCGTGACCGGCCAGGCCTGGATCACCGGCACCGCCCAGTACATGCTCGATCCGACGGACCCGTACCCCGAAGGCTTCGTGCTGTGA
- a CDS encoding transcriptional regulator, GntR family (PFAM: Bacterial regulatory proteins, gntR family; FCD domain) — MTSTDIPLGEIQQTRSLRASVTDALRSAIILGDLEEGTLYSAPALAAPLGVSATPVREAMMDLAREGLVTTMKNKGFRITEMTAADLEEQTQVRQLLEGPAMRALAGHVPAEELAALRDLADRIADAARDGDLHSYLQGDRELHARLLEHTGNRRLVDLTTRLRGQTRMRALRALADSGRLVDSAQEHHRLLDLLAAGDGDGAFALIVRHIGHASRLWSTGDEGTGEVDSPLLDLVPLPPDAAT; from the coding sequence ATGACCTCCACCGACATCCCCCTGGGAGAGATCCAGCAGACCAGGAGCCTGCGCGCCTCCGTCACCGATGCGCTGCGCAGCGCGATCATCCTCGGCGACCTCGAGGAGGGGACCCTCTACTCCGCGCCCGCCCTGGCAGCGCCACTGGGCGTCTCCGCGACGCCGGTGCGCGAGGCCATGATGGACCTCGCGCGCGAGGGCCTGGTGACGACGATGAAGAACAAGGGCTTCCGGATCACCGAGATGACCGCCGCCGATCTCGAGGAGCAGACCCAGGTGCGCCAGCTGCTCGAGGGCCCCGCGATGCGCGCCCTGGCCGGGCACGTGCCCGCCGAGGAGCTCGCCGCCCTGCGCGACCTGGCCGACCGCATCGCCGACGCCGCCCGCGACGGCGATCTGCACAGCTATCTCCAGGGGGATCGCGAGCTCCACGCCCGCCTGCTCGAGCACACCGGCAACCGTCGCCTGGTGGACCTCACCACGCGGCTGCGCGGCCAGACCCGCATGCGGGCGCTGCGCGCACTGGCCGACAGCGGCCGCCTCGTCGACTCCGCGCAGGAGCACCACCGGCTGCTGGACCTGCTGGCCGCGGGAGACGGCGACGGCGCCTTCGCCCTGATCGTGCGGCACATCGGCCACGCCTCGCGGCTGTGGTCCACGGGCGATGAGGGGACCGGTGAGGTCGACTCGCCGCTGCTCGACCTGGTCCCCCTCCCTCCGGACGCGGCGACATGA
- a CDS encoding glycine/D-amino acid oxidase, deaminating (PFAM: FAD dependent oxidoreductase) → MTGSTAPRGTDVLVIGAGAIGAAISWYCTLLGLSVRVVDRGAPGGGTSSRCEGNILVSDKERGPELDLARYSLGLWHGELAEHGRRWELERKGGIIVASRESSLASLRRALAAQREHGIEVQELDAAELASLEPYASPEAVGAALYPDDSQVMPMLVVAHLLALARDRGAEVLEHCEVTGMLREGERVVGARTTRGDLPAGAVVNAAGPWAAQLAALAGVELPIAPRRGYVMVTEPLPPRVFHKVYAAEYIDDVGTSEASLQSSPVVEGTPAGTLLLGSSREQVGFSETLGREALRRIAHNAAALFPFLREVRVLRHYHGFRPYSPDHVPAIGPDARAPGLWHASGHEGAGIGLSVGTGKLLAQALAGDRPDLDLSPFDPSRFGPGGTA, encoded by the coding sequence ATGACGGGCTCGACCGCTCCGCGCGGCACCGACGTGCTCGTGATCGGCGCAGGCGCGATCGGCGCCGCGATCAGCTGGTACTGCACGCTCCTGGGGCTGTCCGTGCGGGTCGTGGACCGCGGTGCCCCGGGCGGCGGGACCAGCTCCCGCTGCGAGGGCAACATCCTGGTCTCCGACAAGGAGCGCGGCCCCGAGCTGGACCTCGCCCGCTACTCGCTCGGGCTGTGGCACGGCGAGCTCGCCGAGCACGGCCGGCGCTGGGAGCTCGAGCGCAAGGGCGGGATCATCGTCGCCTCCCGCGAGAGCAGCCTGGCCTCCCTGCGCCGGGCGCTGGCGGCCCAGCGCGAGCACGGCATCGAGGTGCAGGAGCTCGACGCGGCGGAGCTGGCCTCGCTCGAGCCGTACGCCTCCCCCGAGGCCGTCGGCGCGGCCCTCTATCCCGACGACTCGCAGGTGATGCCGATGCTGGTGGTCGCGCACCTGCTCGCCCTGGCGCGCGACCGGGGCGCCGAGGTGCTCGAGCACTGCGAGGTCACCGGGATGCTGCGCGAGGGCGAGCGCGTCGTCGGCGCCCGCACCACCCGCGGCGACCTGCCCGCCGGCGCGGTCGTCAACGCGGCCGGGCCCTGGGCCGCGCAGCTCGCCGCCCTCGCCGGGGTGGAGCTGCCGATCGCGCCGCGCCGCGGCTACGTGATGGTCACCGAGCCGCTGCCGCCGCGCGTGTTCCACAAGGTGTACGCCGCGGAGTACATCGACGACGTCGGCACCTCCGAGGCCTCCCTGCAGTCCTCGCCCGTCGTGGAGGGCACCCCGGCCGGCACTCTCCTGCTGGGCTCCTCCCGCGAGCAGGTCGGCTTCTCCGAGACGCTCGGCCGGGAGGCGCTGCGGCGCATCGCCCACAACGCCGCCGCGCTGTTCCCCTTCCTGCGCGAGGTGCGCGTGCTGCGGCACTACCACGGCTTCCGCCCGTACTCCCCGGATCATGTGCCCGCGATCGGCCCCGACGCGCGGGCCCCCGGGCTGTGGCACGCGAGCGGCCACGAGGGCGCCGGGATCGGGCTGAGCGTGGGCACCGGGAAGCTCCTCGCCCAGGCCCTCGCCGGGGACCGCCCCGATCTCGACCTCTCCCCCTTCGACCCCTCCCGCTTCGGCCCGGGAGGCACCGCATGA
- a CDS encoding thioredoxin reductase (PFAM: Pyridine nucleotide-disulphide oxidoreductase; Glucose inhibited division protein A; BFD-like [2Fe-2S] binding domain) yields MSEPRAAVVVIGAGPAGLAAAVEASRLTDQVVLIDAGPRPGGQFWRHGAADALPGAPAPRWHHGWSTFAALHADVRAASGAGRLRLLASTQVHAVDVRADGRFAVHLARTPEAAPAAPPPAVLEAETVVLCPGAHDRQLPVPGWTLPGVMAAGGVQAFVKVQEEAPGRRVLLAGTGPFLLAAAASVLEAGAEVAAICEAGDLRGWVPRGLAGALVPGKGVEGAGYAAALARHRVPYLRRRVVSRIHGEDRVRSVEISRADRRGAPLPGTARTLEDIDVVGLGWGFVPQAELLLQTGAATRLDVDGSLVGVVDTDQAASVPGLFLAGEITGVTGAGGAVAEGRIAGLAAAARHVGRSPGPSLRVRADRARHRLFARAMHHAHPVPEGWADAVEAATVVCRCEEVTLDEVRTAREELHARDPRSLKGVTRAGMGMCQGRICGAAMLCLGSDESTRHDAARAAARRPLALPLTVGALAETPDHHPRREDHP; encoded by the coding sequence ATGAGTGAGCCCCGCGCCGCCGTGGTCGTCATCGGTGCCGGCCCCGCCGGGCTGGCCGCCGCCGTCGAGGCCTCCCGCCTCACCGACCAGGTGGTGCTGATCGACGCGGGCCCCCGCCCGGGCGGGCAGTTCTGGCGCCACGGCGCGGCGGACGCTCTGCCCGGAGCCCCCGCCCCGCGCTGGCATCACGGCTGGTCCACCTTCGCCGCCCTGCACGCGGACGTGCGGGCCGCGAGCGGCGCGGGACGGCTGCGCCTGCTGGCCTCCACCCAGGTCCACGCCGTCGACGTCCGGGCCGACGGCCGCTTCGCGGTCCACCTCGCCCGCACCCCCGAGGCCGCTCCCGCCGCCCCGCCGCCGGCGGTGCTCGAGGCCGAGACGGTGGTGCTGTGCCCCGGCGCGCACGACCGCCAGCTGCCCGTGCCCGGCTGGACCCTGCCGGGCGTGATGGCCGCCGGCGGCGTCCAGGCCTTCGTCAAGGTCCAGGAGGAGGCGCCGGGCCGACGGGTGCTGCTGGCCGGGACCGGCCCGTTCCTGCTGGCGGCCGCCGCCTCGGTGCTCGAGGCCGGGGCGGAGGTGGCCGCGATCTGCGAGGCGGGCGACCTCCGGGGCTGGGTGCCGCGCGGTCTGGCCGGGGCGCTCGTGCCCGGCAAGGGCGTCGAGGGTGCCGGATATGCCGCCGCGCTGGCCCGCCACCGGGTCCCCTACCTGCGCCGGCGGGTGGTCTCCCGGATCCACGGCGAGGACCGGGTGCGGTCGGTGGAGATCTCTCGGGCCGATCGTCGCGGGGCACCGCTGCCCGGCACCGCGCGCACGCTCGAGGACATCGATGTGGTGGGGCTCGGCTGGGGCTTCGTCCCGCAGGCCGAGCTGCTGCTGCAGACCGGCGCGGCGACCCGCCTGGACGTGGACGGCTCCCTGGTGGGCGTGGTCGACACCGACCAGGCCGCGAGCGTGCCGGGACTGTTCCTCGCCGGGGAGATCACGGGCGTGACCGGGGCGGGCGGGGCGGTGGCCGAGGGGCGCATCGCGGGCCTCGCCGCCGCGGCGCGGCACGTCGGCCGCTCGCCCGGGCCGTCCCTCCGCGTCCGCGCCGATCGCGCCCGCCACCGGCTCTTCGCCCGCGCCATGCACCACGCCCATCCGGTGCCGGAGGGCTGGGCCGACGCGGTCGAGGCGGCCACCGTGGTGTGCCGCTGCGAGGAGGTCACCCTCGACGAGGTCCGCACCGCGCGCGAGGAGCTGCACGCGAGGGATCCGCGCTCCCTCAAGGGCGTCACCCGCGCCGGGATGGGGATGTGCCAGGGCCGGATCTGCGGCGCCGCCATGCTCTGCCTGGGCAGCGACGAGAGCACCCGCCACGACGCGGCCCGCGCCGCCGCGCGACGCCCCCTCGCCCTCCCCCTGACCGTCGGCGCCCTCGCCGAGACCCCCGACCACCATCCACGACGAGAGGACCACCCATGA